In Pengzhenrongella sicca, a single genomic region encodes these proteins:
- a CDS encoding VOC family protein, which yields MTQGTTQLSGIKTVIVPVTDLSSATALYSRLLAAEPTTDSPYYVGFSVGDQEIGLDPNGHRQGMTGPVGYWHVDDIAGALASLLEAGAQALRPVSDVGGGKLIATVRDGDGNTIGLLQPAP from the coding sequence ATGACGCAAGGAACGACCCAGCTGTCCGGGATCAAGACCGTGATCGTCCCGGTCACCGACCTCTCCAGCGCCACGGCGCTGTACAGCCGCCTGCTCGCCGCCGAGCCCACGACGGACTCGCCGTACTACGTGGGGTTCTCGGTCGGCGACCAGGAGATCGGCCTCGATCCGAACGGCCACCGCCAGGGCATGACCGGCCCGGTCGGCTACTGGCACGTGGACGACATCGCGGGCGCGCTCGCGAGCCTGCTCGAGGCGGGCGCGCAGGCGCTGCGTCCCGTGAGCGACGTCGGCGGCGGCAAGCTGATCGCCACGGTCCGCGACGGCGACGGCAACACGATCGGCCTGCTGCAGCCCGCGCCGTGA
- a CDS encoding alpha/beta hydrolase, whose protein sequence is MLRPTPAVPRPTDLAAGRAVRRAARRLPGAAVAVAGVLALLLAGCTAPKNQTEVDNEVEVGATPSATSDVPAELREYYEQAIDWTACGEFQCGTVRVPVDYADPAAASIDLAVKRSVATGGDAIGSLLVNPGGPGASGVDFVDSVVGVVGPGVVEQYDIVGFDPRGVASSNPVTCLDDDAKDDLLSADFDYSTDAGIAAAEDAYAAMGAACAANTGELLGHVDTVSAARDLDVLRATLGDEALSYLGYSYGTLLGATYAGLFPEKVGRVVLDGALDPSLSSDELGLGQAVGFENALRAYVEDCLGGSGCPLTGTVEDGLGQIHDLVEGARRSPLATSSDRQLTGTLAFYGIAVTLYDNGSWPVLTQALVPALTEDDGSLLLRLADIYNDRNDDGSFASNSTEAFTAINCLDGASSADPAAMRASAAATEAAAPTLGYYFSYGGVICADWPYASTGTAAPITADGAAPILVIGTTNDPATPYLWAQSLAEQLSSGELLTYEGEGHTAYGRSNDCILGAVDAYLLEGTMPAPDTRC, encoded by the coding sequence GTGCTTCGCCCCACCCCCGCCGTCCCCCGTCCCACCGATCTCGCCGCCGGCCGCGCCGTGCGCCGCGCCGCGCGCCGGCTGCCGGGCGCCGCGGTCGCCGTCGCCGGCGTCCTGGCGCTGCTGCTCGCGGGCTGCACCGCGCCGAAGAACCAGACCGAGGTCGACAACGAGGTCGAGGTGGGGGCGACCCCGTCGGCGACGAGCGACGTGCCCGCCGAGCTGCGGGAGTACTACGAGCAGGCGATCGACTGGACGGCGTGCGGCGAGTTCCAGTGCGGGACCGTGCGCGTGCCGGTCGACTACGCCGATCCGGCCGCGGCCTCGATCGACCTCGCGGTCAAGCGCTCGGTCGCGACGGGCGGGGACGCGATCGGGTCGCTGCTCGTCAATCCCGGTGGCCCGGGCGCGTCCGGCGTCGACTTCGTCGACAGCGTGGTCGGCGTCGTCGGCCCGGGCGTGGTCGAGCAGTACGACATCGTCGGCTTCGACCCGCGAGGCGTGGCGAGCTCGAATCCCGTCACGTGCCTCGACGACGACGCCAAGGACGACCTGCTCTCGGCCGACTTCGACTACTCGACGGACGCGGGGATCGCGGCCGCGGAGGACGCCTACGCGGCGATGGGCGCGGCCTGTGCCGCGAACACGGGTGAGCTGCTCGGGCACGTGGACACGGTGAGCGCCGCGCGAGACCTGGACGTGCTGCGGGCGACGCTCGGCGACGAGGCGCTCTCGTACCTCGGGTACTCCTACGGCACGCTGCTCGGCGCGACGTACGCGGGGCTGTTCCCGGAGAAGGTCGGCCGCGTCGTGCTCGACGGGGCGTTGGACCCGTCGCTCAGCTCGGATGAGCTCGGGCTCGGGCAGGCGGTCGGTTTCGAGAACGCGCTGCGCGCCTACGTCGAGGACTGCCTGGGCGGTTCCGGGTGTCCGCTGACCGGGACGGTCGAGGACGGCCTCGGCCAGATCCACGACCTCGTCGAGGGCGCGCGCCGGAGCCCGCTGGCCACCTCGAGCGACCGCCAGCTCACCGGGACGCTCGCGTTCTACGGGATCGCCGTGACGCTCTACGACAACGGCAGCTGGCCGGTGCTCACCCAGGCGCTCGTCCCCGCGCTCACCGAGGACGACGGCTCGCTCCTGCTTCGCCTCGCGGACATCTACAACGACCGCAACGACGACGGCTCGTTCGCGTCGAACTCGACCGAGGCGTTCACCGCGATCAACTGCCTCGACGGCGCGTCGTCGGCCGACCCGGCGGCGATGCGCGCGTCCGCCGCGGCGACCGAAGCCGCCGCCCCGACGCTCGGCTACTACTTCAGCTACGGCGGCGTCATCTGCGCCGACTGGCCGTACGCCTCGACCGGCACTGCGGCGCCGATCACGGCCGACGGCGCGGCGCCGATCCTGGTGATCGGCACCACCAACGACCCGGCCACGCCGTATTTGTGGGCGCAGAGCCTCGCGGAGCAGCTCAGCTCCGGCGAGCTGCTGACGTACGAGGGGGAGGGGCACACCGCCTACGGCCGGTCGAACGACTGCATCCTCGGCGCCGTCGACGCGTACCTGCTCGAGGGGACGATGCCCGCACCGGACACCCGCTGCTGA
- a CDS encoding pyridoxamine 5'-phosphate oxidase family protein, which yields MSAAGPRTGQQRRADTLALLATPALDAWVGTASVDARGAPRAHLVPLSIAWLGDRVVIAVDRGSRTGRNLAAHAGARLALGPTRDVVVVDAAVGLVVGVGEAPQGLADGFAAQADWDPRTAGGGYVYVVLRPDRVQAWREADELAGRTLMSAGAWLP from the coding sequence GTGAGCGCGGCGGGCCCCCGCACCGGCCAGCAGCGCAGGGCAGACACCCTCGCGCTGCTGGCCACGCCGGCCCTGGACGCGTGGGTGGGCACGGCGTCCGTCGACGCACGCGGGGCCCCACGTGCCCACCTCGTGCCGCTGTCGATCGCGTGGCTCGGCGACCGCGTGGTCATCGCGGTCGACCGCGGCTCGCGCACGGGCCGCAACCTCGCCGCGCACGCGGGGGCGCGGCTCGCGCTCGGCCCGACCCGCGACGTCGTCGTGGTCGACGCCGCGGTCGGGCTGGTCGTGGGCGTCGGCGAGGCGCCCCAGGGGCTGGCCGACGGGTTCGCGGCACAGGCCGACTGGGACCCGCGCACGGCCGGCGGCGGCTACGTCTACGTCGTGCTGCGGCCCGACCGGGTCCAGGCCTGGCGGGAGGCGGACGAGCTCGCCGGCCGGACCCTCATGTCTGCGGGCGCCTGGCTCCCGTGA